The following proteins come from a genomic window of Burkholderia stabilis:
- a CDS encoding DUF927 domain-containing protein, which translates to MSEFERARVALGYVPPDDRDTWRQVGMALKAEFDEEGFALWNEWSQGAQNYNGKDARDVWKSFKGGKITINTLFHLAKLGGFDPRAHRAKPVDPAKRGRQKAERAAREAAELAELTEKQQAASALAESIWSAAEPAPADHPYLVRKRIPVDALRVYRGGLCIGTAACDGALVIPARDADGKLWTLEFILTDGQKRYLPNGRKAGCFSLIGGPVSSTLLIGEGYATCATLAAATGYPAAVAFDAGNLHAVATALRGQYPDARIVVCADDDHTTKGNPGVTKARAAAEAVAGILAVPDFGSNRPANGTDFNDLAAHVGPDAVAAAVRAALAPAGSSDAGKGKAAPPAAKPAKRPKTARAQDGKSRFVVDDKGVWFHGFNNQGDPLPPHWVSTRIDVIAETRNEMNSEWGYLLEFTDRDGILKRWAVPAGLFAGDGTELRRMLLDMGVKLGVTQIARTQIANYVQMAQPDERVRCVPRVGWHHGAFVLPDRVIGTGKEALIYQADTPIQSQFKERGTLNDWQREVAAYCVGNSRLLFCVATAFAGPLLHFSGLQSGGFHLLGTTSKGKSTGGVIAASVFGSPDYVRSWKATDNALEAVATQHSDALLILDEIGQVEPRLVGDVIYMLANESGKARASRSGSAKPVLTWRLLFLSNGEKSVSALMAEGNKPMKGGIEVRLPAIPAEVGEMGVVEKLHGFPTPAALIEHLERHAGMHYGTAGPAFIEWASSQAGELAEHLRVRVDELVGQWVPDGSHSQVARVAKRFCLVAVAGELATAHGLTGWPQGEAVEAARRCFEGWLELRGGTGNSDEAEAVRQVQHFLAAHGDNRFVWMNRAQDDHRPNVPHRAGFKQHVKRDERRTPIASDREYYAEFGGKMSADDAESVETEYLIEAAVFRKDVCAGFDHKIVAKALMKRGVLMPRSDGYPYRQEYIPGHGKFMVYRVLPSIFTLEL; encoded by the coding sequence ATGTCCGAATTCGAGCGGGCGAGAGTCGCGCTTGGCTATGTCCCGCCCGACGACCGCGACACGTGGCGTCAGGTGGGGATGGCGCTCAAGGCCGAGTTTGACGAGGAGGGCTTCGCCCTCTGGAACGAATGGAGCCAAGGCGCGCAGAACTACAACGGCAAGGACGCACGCGATGTGTGGAAGTCGTTCAAGGGCGGCAAGATCACCATCAACACGCTGTTTCACCTCGCCAAGCTCGGCGGCTTCGATCCGCGCGCGCATCGAGCCAAGCCGGTCGATCCAGCGAAACGCGGGCGGCAGAAAGCCGAACGCGCGGCCCGCGAAGCGGCTGAGCTGGCCGAGCTGACCGAGAAACAGCAAGCCGCGTCGGCGCTCGCCGAATCGATCTGGTCGGCGGCCGAGCCTGCGCCGGCCGATCACCCGTACCTCGTTCGCAAGCGAATTCCGGTCGACGCGCTGCGCGTCTATCGCGGCGGTTTGTGCATCGGCACGGCCGCGTGCGACGGAGCGCTCGTCATCCCGGCGCGTGACGCGGACGGCAAGCTGTGGACTCTGGAATTCATCCTGACGGACGGCCAGAAACGCTATCTGCCGAACGGCCGCAAGGCGGGCTGCTTCTCGCTGATCGGCGGGCCGGTATCGTCCACGCTGCTGATTGGCGAGGGTTACGCCACGTGCGCAACGCTCGCGGCCGCGACTGGCTATCCGGCCGCCGTCGCGTTCGACGCCGGCAACCTGCACGCGGTCGCAACGGCGCTACGTGGCCAGTATCCGGACGCCCGTATCGTAGTTTGCGCCGATGACGACCACACGACGAAGGGCAATCCGGGCGTGACGAAGGCCCGCGCGGCGGCCGAGGCCGTCGCCGGCATCTTGGCCGTGCCCGACTTCGGCTCGAACCGCCCGGCGAACGGGACCGACTTCAACGACCTGGCTGCGCACGTCGGCCCGGATGCGGTGGCCGCCGCCGTGCGTGCTGCGCTCGCGCCGGCCGGCTCGTCGGATGCCGGCAAGGGCAAGGCTGCACCGCCCGCTGCGAAGCCCGCCAAGCGCCCGAAAACGGCCCGCGCGCAGGACGGCAAGTCGCGGTTCGTCGTCGACGATAAGGGCGTGTGGTTTCACGGCTTCAACAATCAGGGTGATCCGCTCCCGCCGCATTGGGTCAGCACGCGGATCGACGTGATCGCGGAGACGCGGAACGAGATGAACAGCGAGTGGGGCTACCTGCTCGAATTCACCGACCGCGACGGCATCCTGAAACGGTGGGCGGTGCCGGCCGGCCTGTTTGCCGGCGACGGCACGGAGCTGCGGCGCATGCTGCTCGATATGGGCGTGAAGCTCGGCGTCACGCAGATCGCCCGCACGCAGATCGCGAACTATGTGCAGATGGCGCAGCCGGACGAGCGTGTGCGCTGCGTGCCGCGCGTCGGCTGGCATCACGGCGCGTTCGTGCTGCCCGATCGCGTCATCGGCACCGGCAAAGAGGCGCTGATCTATCAGGCTGATACGCCGATCCAGAGCCAGTTCAAGGAGCGCGGTACGCTGAACGACTGGCAACGCGAGGTCGCGGCCTACTGCGTCGGCAATAGCAGGCTGCTGTTCTGCGTCGCAACCGCGTTCGCTGGTCCGCTGCTGCACTTCTCCGGGCTTCAGTCGGGCGGTTTCCACTTGCTCGGCACGACGTCCAAGGGCAAGTCGACGGGCGGCGTCATCGCCGCGTCCGTGTTCGGCTCGCCGGACTATGTGCGGAGCTGGAAGGCAACCGACAACGCCCTCGAAGCCGTCGCGACACAACACAGCGACGCGCTGCTGATCCTCGATGAAATCGGGCAGGTCGAGCCGCGCTTGGTCGGCGATGTGATCTACATGCTCGCGAACGAGTCGGGCAAGGCCCGCGCGTCGCGTAGCGGCTCGGCAAAACCCGTTCTCACGTGGCGGCTGCTGTTCCTGTCGAATGGCGAAAAGAGCGTGTCCGCGCTGATGGCCGAGGGCAACAAGCCGATGAAAGGCGGTATCGAGGTGCGCTTGCCGGCGATCCCGGCCGAGGTCGGCGAAATGGGTGTCGTGGAGAAGTTGCACGGCTTCCCGACCCCGGCCGCGCTGATCGAGCATCTTGAGCGCCATGCAGGCATGCACTACGGCACGGCGGGGCCGGCCTTCATCGAGTGGGCGTCGTCGCAGGCCGGCGAGCTGGCCGAGCATCTGCGTGTTCGTGTCGATGAGCTGGTCGGGCAATGGGTGCCGGACGGCTCGCATTCGCAGGTTGCCCGCGTCGCTAAGCGGTTCTGCCTCGTTGCGGTGGCCGGCGAACTGGCGACGGCGCACGGGCTGACCGGCTGGCCGCAGGGCGAAGCGGTCGAGGCTGCGCGCCGCTGCTTCGAGGGCTGGCTCGAACTGCGCGGCGGTACGGGCAATTCGGACGAAGCGGAAGCCGTGCGGCAGGTACAGCATTTCCTCGCCGCACACGGCGACAACCGTTTCGTGTGGATGAACCGGGCGCAGGACGACCATCGGCCGAACGTGCCGCATCGAGCGGGCTTCAAGCAGCACGTAAAGCGCGACGAGCGCCGCACGCCCATCGCGTCGGATCGCGAGTATTACGCCGAGTTCGGCGGCAAGATGAGCGCCGACGATGCCGAAAGCGTCGAGACGGAATACCTGATCGAAGCGGCCGTGTTTCGCAAGGACGTGTGCGCCGGCTTCGATCACAAGATCGTCGCCAAGGCACTGATGAAGCGGGGCGTGCTGATGCCGCGTAGTGACGGCTATCCGTACCGGCAGGAGTACATCCCCGGCCACGGGAAATTCATGGTCTATCGCGTGCTGCCGTCCATCTTCACGCTTGAGCTGTGA
- a CDS encoding helix-turn-helix transcriptional regulator, whose amino-acid sequence MEVQKNDPPVTTNRVVRLRPLTERIGLSKSEIYRQIQAGTFPRSISLGVRAVGWLECDIEAWLAARVKQSEAQ is encoded by the coding sequence ATGGAAGTACAAAAAAACGATCCTCCCGTCACTACGAATCGAGTAGTTCGCCTGCGTCCACTTACCGAGCGCATCGGATTAAGCAAAAGCGAAATTTATCGCCAAATTCAGGCCGGAACGTTTCCCCGGTCTATTTCGCTGGGTGTCCGCGCTGTTGGTTGGCTCGAATGCGACATCGAGGCGTGGCTCGCTGCTCGCGTAAAGCAAAGCGAGGCGCAATGA
- a CDS encoding transcriptional regulator domain-containing protein yields the protein MFVIAGRRLGSIDNRRHVRSWFRIPDWRDSSAYPLASVSGDRWAWEFLRRNDVFCKAQQQFHNRLARIPRSQRQQSHPEFAEYEKFLTTWGIDCWYPAAWIWGWPVISDGDGSHQFLDMELDAPCGFISGPVDSSRYFDRPMRDTEYRVIFDASMPIAPQLAQVKAILEFRQSQLPTARKAVRPRWNLLPRYLRAFDGFRAMTDLGLSEAQVLNELADQFMGEKLQVDDIDYVQDVRNALDAARRYIEHDYRVLPIMRGRPVSS from the coding sequence TTGTTCGTTATTGCTGGCAGACGACTCGGATCAATCGACAACCGTCGTCACGTACGTAGTTGGTTTCGCATTCCTGATTGGCGCGACTCGTCGGCGTACCCATTAGCCTCGGTTAGTGGCGACAGATGGGCGTGGGAGTTCTTAAGGCGCAACGATGTGTTTTGTAAAGCTCAACAGCAATTTCACAATCGTCTTGCGCGCATTCCGCGCTCGCAGCGCCAGCAGTCACATCCCGAATTCGCAGAATATGAGAAATTCCTCACGACCTGGGGGATCGACTGTTGGTATCCGGCTGCTTGGATCTGGGGTTGGCCGGTAATATCTGACGGTGACGGTTCCCACCAATTCCTAGACATGGAGCTGGACGCGCCATGCGGCTTCATCAGCGGTCCGGTCGACTCGTCACGCTACTTTGACCGACCAATGCGGGACACTGAATACCGAGTAATCTTCGACGCCTCTATGCCGATTGCGCCGCAGCTCGCGCAGGTAAAAGCCATACTAGAGTTTCGACAATCGCAGCTGCCGACGGCACGGAAAGCTGTCCGCCCACGGTGGAATTTGTTACCTCGGTACTTGCGCGCATTCGACGGATTCCGAGCAATGACGGATCTCGGATTGTCCGAGGCTCAGGTATTGAACGAACTAGCGGATCAGTTCATGGGCGAAAAACTCCAAGTCGATGACATTGACTATGTTCAAGATGTGAGAAACGCCCTCGATGCAGCTCGCCGGTATATAGAACACGACTATCGAGTATTGCCGATCATGCGGGGTAGACCTGTGTCAAGTTAG
- a CDS encoding recombinase family protein, whose protein sequence is MSRTFAYARVSTTDHTAANQLREIEAAGFSVDKRRVVTESISGSVSAQQRPGFAELLLKMEEGDVLIVTKLDRLGRNAMDVRETVETLADRGIRIHCLALGGVDLTSAAGRMTMQVLNAVAEFERDLLIERTQAGIARARAEGKAMGRPSALTKEQQDDVRQHLSEGASVASLAKRYGTSRQTIMRVRDAA, encoded by the coding sequence ATGTCCCGGACCTTCGCATACGCCCGCGTCAGCACGACCGACCATACGGCAGCTAATCAACTTCGCGAGATCGAGGCGGCCGGCTTTTCGGTCGATAAGCGTCGGGTCGTCACGGAGAGCATCTCCGGTAGTGTTAGCGCGCAACAGCGACCAGGGTTTGCGGAGCTGCTCCTCAAGATGGAGGAAGGGGATGTGTTGATCGTGACCAAGCTTGATCGACTTGGTCGTAACGCGATGGATGTGCGTGAGACCGTTGAGACGCTGGCAGATCGCGGCATCCGAATTCATTGCCTTGCTCTTGGTGGTGTCGATCTGACGAGCGCGGCCGGCCGTATGACGATGCAGGTATTGAATGCCGTGGCCGAATTTGAACGAGATCTACTGATAGAGCGGACACAAGCCGGCATCGCGCGAGCAAGGGCGGAAGGGAAGGCGATGGGCCGTCCGTCCGCGCTGACTAAGGAACAGCAAGACGATGTGCGCCAGCATTTGAGCGAGGGGGCGAGCGTGGCGAGTCTCGCGAAACGGTATGGCACGAGCCGTCAGACGATCATGCGGGTACGCGACGCGGCGTAA
- a CDS encoding IS5-like element ISBmu2 family transposase — MKRQIGFAEAEIAGKKRVTRRQRFLEEMEKVVPWQRLLSAIEPHYPKGTRGRPPIGLERMLRIYFVQQWYGLSDEGLEDALYDSITLRAFAGIDLAIENVPDATTLLKFRRLLIEHELTRKLFDEIGISLCERGLMMKEGTLVDATIIEAPPSTKNAGKSRDPEMHQTKKGNEWHFGMKAHIGVDADSGLIHSVVGTAANVSDVSQAHALLHGHEEQVFADAGYIGVDKREEMAGKAVKWHVAARRGKIKAMQEGALKDLVIALERTKAQIRSRVEHPFHIVKNLFQHRKTRYKGLAKNTAQLFSLFALANLVIARNLLRSVHGSSPSCV, encoded by the coding sequence ATGAAGAGGCAGATCGGCTTCGCGGAAGCGGAAATTGCAGGCAAGAAGCGAGTGACGAGGCGCCAACGCTTCCTGGAAGAGATGGAGAAGGTCGTTCCGTGGCAGCGCTTGCTGTCGGCCATCGAACCGCACTATCCGAAGGGCACGCGAGGTCGCCCGCCGATTGGCCTTGAGCGGATGCTGCGAATCTACTTCGTGCAACAGTGGTACGGACTGTCGGACGAAGGACTGGAAGACGCGCTGTATGACAGCATCACGCTGCGAGCCTTCGCCGGCATCGATCTGGCGATCGAGAACGTGCCTGATGCAACCACGCTGTTGAAGTTCCGGCGCCTGCTGATCGAACACGAACTGACACGGAAGTTGTTCGACGAGATTGGCATCTCGCTGTGCGAGCGTGGGCTGATGATGAAGGAAGGCACGCTGGTTGACGCGACGATCATTGAAGCGCCGCCGTCGACCAAGAATGCCGGGAAGAGCCGTGACCCGGAAATGCATCAAACGAAGAAGGGCAACGAATGGCACTTTGGCATGAAAGCCCACATTGGCGTCGACGCCGACTCGGGCCTGATTCACAGTGTGGTTGGCACGGCGGCCAACGTGTCGGATGTATCGCAAGCTCATGCCCTGCTGCACGGGCATGAAGAGCAGGTGTTCGCCGACGCGGGCTACATTGGCGTCGACAAGCGCGAGGAAATGGCGGGCAAGGCCGTGAAGTGGCACGTCGCTGCCAGGCGGGGAAAGATCAAGGCGATGCAAGAAGGAGCGCTGAAGGACCTGGTGATCGCGCTCGAGCGAACCAAGGCGCAGATCCGTTCGCGGGTTGAGCATCCGTTTCATATCGTCAAGAATCTGTTTCAGCATCGCAAGACCCGATACAAGGGCTTGGCCAAGAACACCGCGCAACTGTTCAGCCTGTTCGCTCTGGCGAATCTGGTGATTGCGCGAAATCTGTTGCGATCGGTCCATGGGAGCAGTCCGTCATGCGTATGA